In Ascaphus truei isolate aAscTru1 chromosome 5, aAscTru1.hap1, whole genome shotgun sequence, one genomic interval encodes:
- the CREBL2 gene encoding cAMP-responsive element-binding protein-like 2 isoform X1 — translation MDDSKVTGGKVKKPGKRGRKPAKIDLKAKLERSRQSARECRARKKLRYQYLEELVSSRERAICALREELDMYKQWCKAMDQGKIPSEIKALLSGEDLGKSAPSSGKPLRSSKTDTGEKCP, via the exons ATGGATGACAGTAAG GTGACCGGAGGGAAGGTGAAGAAGCCCGGGAAACGAGGGAGGAAACCGGCCAAGATTGACTTAAAGGCCAAGTTGGAGCGGAGCCGGCAGAGCGCCCGGGAGTGTAGAGCAAGGAAGAAGCTGAGATACCAGTACCTGGAGGAGCTGGTGTCCAGCCGGGAGCGAGCCATCTGTGCCCTTCGGGAGGAGCTGGACATG TACAAGCAGTGGTGCAAAGCGATGGACCAAGGCAAAATCCCGTCTGAAATCAAAGCTCTCCTCAGCGGGGAAGATCTCGGCAAATCAGCCCCCAGCTCCGGGAAGCCACTCCGATCGAGCAAAACCGACACCGGAGAGAAATGTCCCT GA
- the CREBL2 gene encoding cAMP-responsive element-binding protein-like 2 isoform X2, producing MVTGGKVKKPGKRGRKPAKIDLKAKLERSRQSARECRARKKLRYQYLEELVSSRERAICALREELDMYKQWCKAMDQGKIPSEIKALLSGEDLGKSAPSSGKPLRSSKTDTGEKCP from the exons ATG GTGACCGGAGGGAAGGTGAAGAAGCCCGGGAAACGAGGGAGGAAACCGGCCAAGATTGACTTAAAGGCCAAGTTGGAGCGGAGCCGGCAGAGCGCCCGGGAGTGTAGAGCAAGGAAGAAGCTGAGATACCAGTACCTGGAGGAGCTGGTGTCCAGCCGGGAGCGAGCCATCTGTGCCCTTCGGGAGGAGCTGGACATG TACAAGCAGTGGTGCAAAGCGATGGACCAAGGCAAAATCCCGTCTGAAATCAAAGCTCTCCTCAGCGGGGAAGATCTCGGCAAATCAGCCCCCAGCTCCGGGAAGCCACTCCGATCGAGCAAAACCGACACCGGAGAGAAATGTCCCT GA
- the GPR19 gene encoding putative G-protein coupled receptor 19 — protein MVFAHGMDAHMSPLVLPTLLYPMPNTSVTACTLSAGKPWVPGHFKDGATVRRNGTTPAQLLLPGEIAAAGLVFGVIWLLSVFGNALVCLVIHRSRRTQSTTNYFVVSLACADMLLSVGSAPFTLLQVTSGRWALGSAMCKMARYCHYLTPGVQIYVLLSICLDRFYTILYPLSFKVSREKAKRMIAASWLFDAAFVSPAFFFYDSVDGHCNFFPPPSWDGAAYGVAHLLVGFLVPSVLIVLFYQKVVKYIWRIGTDGLTVRRTMNIVPRTKVKTIKMFLMLNAIFLVSWLPFYVAQLWHPDESDRRQSCLVFLVVSWLSFGSSAAKPTLYSVYNANFRRGMKETFCMSSMKCYRSNAYTITTSSRMAKRNYVGICEIPAPAKTAAKESVYDSFDREAKEKKLAWPIDSNPPNTFV, from the coding sequence ATGGTGTTTGCCCATGGAATGGATGCCCACATGTCTCCTCTAGTTCTGCCCACCCTCCTCTACCCGATGCCCAACACCAGCGTGACCGCCTGCACTCTCTCAGCTGGAAAGCCCTGGGTGCCCGGACACTTTAAAGATGGCGCCACTGTGAGGAGGAACGGCACCACTCCAGCCCAGCTCCTCCTTCCCGGGGAAATAGCAGCCGCCGGTCTCGTCTTTGGGGTCATCTGGCTCCTATCAGTCTTCGGCAACGCTTTGGTGTGTCTGGTCATCCATCGGAGCCGGAGGACTCAGTCCACCACCAACTATTTTGTGGTGTCCCTGGCATGTGCTGACATGCTGCTGAGCGTGGGCAGTGCCCCCTTCACCCTGCTCCAGGTCACTTCCGGACGCTGGGCGCTGGGCAGTGCCATGTGCAAGATGGCACGGTATTGCCACTACCTGACTCCAGGAGTCCAGATCTACGTCCTGCTGTCCATCTGCCTTGACCGCTTCTACACCATCCTGTACCCACTGAGCTTCAAGGTCTCCAGGGAGAAAGCTAAGAGGATGATCGCCGCGTCCTGGCTGTTTGACGCCGCCTTCGTTTCTCCCGCCTTCTTCTTTTATGATAGTGTGGATGGCCACTGTaacttcttccctcccccctcctgggaCGGGGCAGCTTATGGGGTGGCTCACCTCCTGGTGGGCTTTCTGGTGCCTTCTGTCCTAATTGTCCTCTTCTACCAGAAGGTGGTGAAGTACATTTGGCGCATTGGCACAGACGGGCTCACCGTCAGACGTACCATGAACATTGTGCCCAGGACCAAGGTGAAAACCATTAAGATGTTCCTGATGCTCAACGCCatctttctagtttcatggctgcccTTCTACGTGGCGCAGCTATGGCATCCGGATGAGAGCGACCGGCGGCAGAGCTGCCTGGTGTTCCTAGTTGTCTCCTGGCTCTCGTTTGGGTCTTCAGCCGCCAAGCCCACGCTGTACTCTGTTTACAACGCCAACTTCCGCCGCGGCATGAAGGAGACTTTCTGCATGTCCTCCATGAAGTGCTACCGGAGCAACGCCTACACCATCACCACCAGCTCTCGCATGGCCAAGAGAAACTACGTGGGCATCTGCGAGATACCCGCCCCGGCCAAGACTGCCGCCAAGGAGTCCGTGTACGATTCCTTTGACCGCGAGGCAAAGGAGAAGAAGCTTGCCTGGCCCATCGACTCTAACCCTCCCAACACCtttgtgtga